GCCACGACCGCCCAGCACCAGGTGCACCGCCCCTGTTCCCCGAGCCTGAACGACTCGACCGAGCTGAACGATCCACCTCCAGCCCCACCTCTGCCGCCTCCCCCGATCCCGCCACCAGCCCGCCGCCGAGACCGGACGCACCACCAGGCGTGCCCCTGTCGCAGCGACGTTTCGCTGAACGACGACGCACCGGCGGCAACCGCCGAGCCCCGGCCCAGGTCATGGTCCACGCGTCCTACGAGGCCCTCATCCGCGGCCACACCACCGACGGCGAGACCTGCGACGTCCCCGGCCTCGGACCCGTCCCGGTCACCTTCGCCCGCACCCTGGCCCACGACGCGCTCCTCAAGACCGTGATCACCAAAGGCACCGACGTCGCCGTCATCAGCACCGACCGGCGCTACGTCCCCGCCCCCGTCCGCGCCGCGCTCATCGCCCGCGACCGCGCCTGCGTCGTGCCCGACTGCTCGGCCCGGCACCACCTCCAGATCCACCACTGGCGCACCGACTACGCCCACGACGGCCCCACCCAACTCGACAACCTGGCTCGCCTCTGCCGCCCCCACCACGACCTCATCACCTACACCGGCTGGACCCTCACCGGCGGACCCGGGCACTGGGACTTCCGGCCCCCGTGAGCCGGGCGGGCCCGACGGCACGGTCCGGCCAGCCGGGGCGGCGTGGGGCCAGCTCAGCGGCGGTTGGGGTGCCCGGTGTGACGTTGGGCGTCGTCGAACAGTTCTTGCACGCGTTCGTACAGGAGCGCCGTCTGGGCCCGGATGGCGGCCCGCTTGGCCCTGGCCCCGTCGGCCTCCGGGGCGGGCAGGGGCTCCCCGATGACGACGTGGACCTTGACCGGACGGATGCCCTTGGCGCCCTTGGGCATGGCCCGCTCGGTGCCGCCGATGCCCACCGGGATGATGGGCACACCGGTGCGGGCCTGGACGAAGGTGGGCCCGTCGAACAGGGGCCGGACCACAGGGCCGCTCTGGCGGGTCCCCTCCGGGAACATCACCAGGGGCTCACCCGCCTCCAGCACCTTCTGGCAGGCGGCCAGCGACTCCCGATCGGCAGTGCCCCGGGCCACCGGGATCCCGCCCAGGGCCGACCACAGGCCGGCCACACCCGGCTTCCACAGCGTGTCCTTGGCCAGGAACCGGAGCCGGCGGCGGGTGCACAGGGCGGCCATCATGAAGTCGATGTTGGACCGGTGGACCGGGGCCAGGATGTACGGCCCGTCGGCCGGCAGGTTCTCCCGGCCGTGGAACTCGGCCCGCAGCCAGCCCCGGCCCACCACGGCCAGCAGCCCCCAGGCGATGCCGTAGAGGATGCGCTCG
Above is a window of Acidimicrobiales bacterium DNA encoding:
- a CDS encoding lysophospholipid acyltransferase family protein → MSADRPGRLAGEGGGPEGGGRPHEHDQAADVEGADSPGGSGQMDAGPSGGTSEAGRDGQAVSAEEARPARAAGRATAVIRLGRPTVVERILYGIAWGLLAVVGRGWLRAEFHGRENLPADGPYILAPVHRSNIDFMMAALCTRRRLRFLAKDTLWKPGVAGLWSALGGIPVARGTADRESLAACQKVLEAGEPLVMFPEGTRQSGPVVRPLFDGPTFVQARTGVPIIPVGIGGTERAMPKGAKGIRPVKVHVVIGEPLPAPEADGARAKRAAIRAQTALLYERVQELFDDAQRHTGHPNRR
- a CDS encoding HNH endonuclease signature motif containing protein, yielding MVHASYEALIRGHTTDGETCDVPGLGPVPVTFARTLAHDALLKTVITKGTDVAVISTDRRYVPAPVRAALIARDRACVVPDCSARHHLQIHHWRTDYAHDGPTQLDNLARLCRPHHDLITYTGWTLTGGPGHWDFRPP